TTCCCCTTGTCCGTGAGGGTCAGTTGCATTTCCCTCCGATTCTCTTCGACCGGCCGCCGATCCAAGATTCCCGCCTGCACAAGCCCTTCCACGGCTTGGCTCAATGTGCTCTTCGGAAACCTCGTCATTTGTCCGAGTTGTTTTTGTGTCGTCGATTCAAGCGGCCCGATCATCACCAAAAGAAAAAATTGGGGCAAAGACAGCCGATTGTCCGTCGCCGTTTTGTGGGCTATTTTTCTCAGGTAAGTATTCACTCGCCAAAACGCGCGCCATATCTCCCTTGGCTGTCCGTCTGTTTGTTCTTCCGGATTCATCTTGACCACCCTTGTTTTCCAAATCGAACTGTTCATGTTCGAACTGTTTATAGCCGTATTTTATAGTCAGCCGGTATCCTTGTCAATAGGGGTCAGCATCACAAAGAAAATGGACCGGTTGAGGGAGGCCGGAGAAGCTAAGGGTATCAATTTTG
This genomic window from Planifilum fulgidum contains:
- a CDS encoding MarR family winged helix-turn-helix transcriptional regulator, yielding MNPEEQTDGQPREIWRAFWRVNTYLRKIAHKTATDNRLSLPQFFLLVMIGPLESTTQKQLGQMTRFPKSTLSQAVEGLVQAGILDRRPVEENRREMQLTLTDKGKAMYENIRRRKDYANNVFEAAVRTLSEKEQKELLDYLGRIESYLEKALREQGE